A single Rickettsiales bacterium DNA region contains:
- the ccoO gene encoding cytochrome-c oxidase, cbb3-type subunit II — MLSKHEKLEKNSILLLIFIVIVVSIGGLVEIVPLFRLEVTHEKVEGVRPYTPLELAGYNIYIREGCYNCHSQQIRPIRDEVERYGHYSLASESKYDHPFQWGSKRTGPDLARVGGKYSDEWQVEHLTNPRDLVPESIMPAYAFMHDRGVDLSEVGKQMKALKLLGVPYSDEMIENAYNDAIKQASAEADASSLTSGYGTNINVRDFDGNPNLVSEFDALVAYLQALGTFADLKNYKKGE; from the coding sequence ATGCTTTCAAAACACGAAAAATTAGAGAAAAACTCAATTCTACTTCTCATTTTTATAGTGATAGTAGTATCAATTGGCGGCTTGGTTGAAATTGTTCCATTATTCCGCCTTGAGGTAACTCACGAAAAGGTGGAAGGCGTTCGCCCTTACACTCCGCTTGAGCTTGCAGGTTATAATATCTATATCCGTGAAGGTTGTTACAACTGCCACAGCCAGCAAATCCGCCCAATTCGTGATGAAGTTGAAAGATACGGCCATTATTCCCTAGCAAGTGAAAGTAAATATGATCACCCATTCCAATGGGGTTCAAAAAGAACAGGGCCAGACCTAGCTCGTGTTGGCGGTAAATATTCTGATGAGTGGCAAGTTGAACACCTCACAAACCCTCGTGATTTAGTGCCTGAATCTATAATGCCAGCTTATGCTTTTATGCATGATAGAGGCGTTGATTTATCCGAAGTTGGCAAGCAAATGAAAGCCCTAAAACTTCTTGGCGTTCCGTATAGCGATGAAATGATTGAAAATGCTTATAATGATGCAATCAAGCAGGCTTCCGCTGAGGCTGACGCTTCAAGTTTAACTAGCGGTTATGGCACAAATATAAATGTTCGTGATTTTGATGGTAACCCTAATTTAGTTTCTGAGTTTGACGCATTAGTTGCTTACCTTCAAGCACTCGGCACATTCGCAGATTTGAAAAATTATAAGAAAGGGGAGTAA